Within the Enterococcus hirae ATCC 9790 genome, the region ATCTTGAGTGGTAAAAGGTTTAGGTCCTCTAGTCCGCAGACCTGCTTTGCGCAACCTTCCACTTTGGTAACGTTGTTCTAACAAGGAGTCAATCGTTGTTGCACTAAATTCTTTACCCGTTTGATGAAACACTCGTACCCTCTTTGGTAAAACTAAAGAAGCTAACCCATAATCTTGTGTGATTAGAATATCTCCTTTGCGAATCAAGCCCACAATGCGGTAATCTGCGCTATCTGCGCCTTGGTCAACGTACACAAAATGAACATACGCTGGATATTCTTTATGGGTGTAATGAGCCACGCTCGTCACGATCATGACTTCCACTTGATACAAACCAGCAATTTCAATTACATCCTCCTTAACCGGCGAACCATCTCCATCAATCATTATTCGCATGATGCCGCACCTCTCGTTTCCATAATAGATAAACACCCAGCACACCAAGGAGTAACCAGCTGATGTTCCCCCACTTAGCGTATTCCATTAATTGCACACTGATCGTAGGAATTCTTAACTTGTCAGTTAACTGCAACAACACTGCAACAGGTAGTTCTAGCCAACGGGTAAGAACTAGTAACAGCCCCATCAAGAGAAATTGATGGACCACACTCCCTTTGTTTTGTGTCGTAAATTTAATGATGACTCGTTGATCCATGGGAATATCCGTATCAGTGTCATAACACACACGATTTAACCAACCGCTGATCACAGCATGACAAAAACTTAAGAAAAACAATCCAATCACAAACGCAGTCGGGATCAATAAAATCAATAAAGAGAGAGATAGTCCGATCAACTGGACGATCACTGGAGGAGAGGGGAAACTACGTAAGATACGATTACCAATCAGCTTAGCGACGACCATTCCAGCTATATAAGGTAGATACATATAAGTGGCTAAATGATCAAATCCATACAAAACTCCTACATAAAATGTACTAAACAAAAAGAGAAAGTTCCCCACCATTCCACTCAAAAAATTCATGAGATTGAGCCAACTTGGAAACTGCCAATTTTTTTTGCCTCGCCCTAAATAAAAAGCGGCTAAAACAAATAAAAAGAGAAAAACATAAATTGTAAGATCAAACAGTTCTGGCTCAACGAGCAAGCGTGCATTTCGAAGCAAAAACAATAAGACAAAAAACACAATAAACAGCACAAATTCTTTCGTGACAAAAATCGTCGTTTTCATCTCTTTAAAATCCAATTCATACCTAGGATAATGGCTGATGGTGTGATAAGCCATGATATAAAACAATGTATACAGCCCTAACGTCACAACGATTTGGGTCGTACCTGACAACTCGATCGAGCGAAAAAGCAAAACCAATAATAGTAGCGCAAAGATATATTTTTTGCCTGTCATATTCGTAAAACCCTGTCGCTTTTCATGGTAATTAACAGTCACATTTGCTGGAAGTAGCCAAGCTGCACTAAATCCCAATAAAATACTAGACAAATAAAACAAGGGGAAATAGAGCACGCCAAAGATCCCTAATAACGAACCCGCCCCTCCCATCAAAAGAGCAATCATCAGTAATGTATAACTATCTAGACCTAAACGAATACTGCGGATCAAAAACAATCCCGTCATACGGAAAGTATAAAATAAGGTAAACGGTAAAATCGAAGCCCAGTTAGCCCCATCGCTCAAATTCAGAAATAAAAGATACGGAATAAATATAACCGTATTAGCTAAAATAAAAGGTGTTGATTGCGTAAAATTACGACCAAATTGTTTGATTTTCTCGAACATAAAAAAACTCCTTAGCGAGTAATTACAAAACTTATTTTTCATTCATTCTAGCATTAATCATAAGTAGAAACCAATTTTAGCCGATACTATCAACTAAGAATTTCGACTTATAACGAGCGATAACCTATTGCGACACGTCTTCTTGTCAGTAATAGTAACGCTCAAGCCAAACAAACCACGAAAGATTACCCATAAAAAATAGGACATTACCCAGAATCTCTTCTGACTAATGTCCTATCTTACTGGTACTTGAGTTTTTGTGAACTCAAGCAGACAAGCCCTTCTCCACAAAAGTCTTGCCCGACACCCTTGCATTCCGGCAAGTGATCACATCATGATCTTGTGTCTCCAAAATCAATTAGGCGCATCTGTAAACCAGAGGCCTTCTCGACCCGTCGCATGTCGTTACTTTAACACATATCCCAAAGTTATGCGAGTCTTTTTTTCATTTGATAATCGACCATTTGAAATCCTTGACCAATATCCGAGATCAGTTCACCAGCCATTTCAAAACCTTGATGAAGGTAAACGGCGATGGCTTGAGCATTGCCTTGATTGACACGTAGAAAAATCTCTTTGATTCCTTGTTCTCTAGCGATAGTTTCGTACCACTGAAAAAGAGCCGACGTCAATCCCTTCCCTCTGAATTGATTCATTAAGTATAACTTACTCAAATATATTTTGGATGCTATTACCTCATAGGCGGTATATCCGACCGTTTGCCCTTGCTCTTTTAAGAGAAAATACTGCACACCTTCCGCCACTTCTTTTTCAATCTGTTGTTTTGATTGATAGGTAGCCAGCATATAGTCCACTTGTGCTTGCCCAATGATCGGAACAAATGCTTCTGGCCAAACTTCCTTGATCACTGATACCAACTCGTCAATTTCAGTTGAGGTTACCTTGACTTTTTCTAACATTCTTTTTCTTTCCTCTCTTACTGCTAAAAATTTCCTTGTGCTTTCTGGAACAGATACAACATAATCAAACTATACGCACCGACAGACCAAGGTTTCAATAATAGGACAATTTGGATATATTCCTTAAAAGATATTTTAGTTAACCCTGCGACCAGACAAACCAAGTCATCAGGCGCAAAAGGAATCAACATGGTCAAACACAGTACTTTTTTGATATCCTTCGTTTTCTGTGTCAGTAATTGGTCGAATTTTTGGTACTTTTTGGGCGATAAAATAAGTTGTACAAAACTAACGCCATAATAACGAACCAATAAAAAACCAATGGCTTCACCGATAATCAATCCAATACAGCTATAAAGTAATCCCCAGCCATTCCCAAACATCAACAAGCCTGCCACTGAAGAAATTCCTCCAGGTAGTATTGGGATGATCACTTGAATAATCTGCAGGAGAATAAAAATCACTACTGCATACTCCCCAAATTGTTGGATGAAGCGTTGCAAAGAAGTGGTTGATCGAAAGATCCCATGTTGATAAGCATAAATGATTAACACCAAAAAGAACAATAAGCCAATAATCGGGATTATTCGGATATATTTATGTAAATGATTGTGATTGTTCATTTTCAGTCTCTCCACCTTTTAGCGCTACTTTTCATTAAGAATCGTTGCAAAAGTAAACGTTTCACTTGATAAATAAGTCGAAGAATCGAAAATAGCTTCTCCTATTTTCATGATTCTTCGACTTATCCTATTGGTTTCTTTGTTTTATTTATGATCCAAAAAACTAGCAACTTTCGTCGTAATCAAATCGATCGCTACGTGATTTTCGCCACCTTCTGGCACGATGATATCGGCGTAACGCTTAGTTGGTTCGATGAATTGATGATACATCGGTTTAACCACAGTCAAATATTGTTCGATCACGGAATCCAACGTTCTGCCACGTTCTTCCATATCTCGTTTGATTCTGCGGATGATACGGATATCATCGTCTGTATCTACATATACTTTGATATCCATCAAGTCACGTAGATTTTCATCTTCTAGAATCAAAATGCCTTCTAATATAATTACTTCTTTAGGCTCTTGGATGATTGTTGCTTGACTTCTTGTATGTGCAACATAATCATAAACTGGTTTTTCAATGGCGTTATAGTTCAGTAGTTCTTTCACGTGCTGAATCAGCAGATCATTATCAAAGGCAAAGGGATGATCATAATTCGTATTCAATCGTTCTTCAAAGCTCAAATGGCTTTGATCTTTATAATAAGAATCTTGTTCAAGCATCATGATGGAATGGTCTGGGAAATTATTGAAAATGGCACGACTTACGCTTGTTTTACCGCTTCCTGATCCACCCGTCACACCAATGATAATTGGCTTGCTTTTTGTCATTGACTAAAACCTCTTTCATATCCGTTTTTACATTCTTATCTATTATAGCGAAAATACACGAAAATGCTATATTTTTCTGAAAATTAATGCTTCTCGATTTCCAAAAGAGGATAAAGTTCTGCTAACGAATCAATCCGATAAGTCGGTACGATTTCTGGAATTTCCGGCAACCGATTTTTGTTAAACCAAATCGTATCAATTCCTGCCAAGTTCCCTCCTTTAATATCTGAGGTCAATGAATCGCCAATAATAACTGTTTTTTCTTTTTCAAATTGAGGAATCTGTGAAAAGACATGATCAAAAAATTCTTTCATTGGTTTTTGGGCGCCCACATCTTCTGAAACAAAAATTTTTTTGAAATAGCCCAACATTTTCGCATCAGTCAAACGTTGATATTGCGTTTTCGATACCCCGTTTGTCACAATATAAAGATCCGCTTGTGAAGATAACGTCTGAAGCAGTTCATGACTTCCCTCAATCAAATCATGCCCCTGATTCAAGTAATGTCTGTATCTTTTCTCCATAGCTAAACTATCAACTGTTTTACCAAATTGTTGAAATAGTAGTCCAAAACGACTCCCGGTAACCTCTTCTCTCGTCATATTCCCTTTTTCAAATTCACGCCATAAGTGATGATTTAATGCCTTATAACTTGTTTTCACTTCTGGTGTCAATTCAATTCCTTGCTCTGCAAATAATTCATTTAATGCTTTTGCTTCTGTCATCTGAAAATCAAGTAACGTATCGTCTACATCGAATAATAAAGTATGATAATTCATTTTTTTCTCTCCTATTTAAAATATATTTTCAATTGCTTTAATTCGGTTAATGTCAGTGAACGATAGGCACCTTCAGCAAGTTGCTCATCTAACTGCAAAGGTCCCATCATTAGTCGCTTTAGCTTTGTCACTTTTTTACCACGTGCAAGGAACATCTTTTTTACCTGATGAAATTTTCCTTCTTGTATCGTTACTCGTACTCGACTGCTGTTTTTGGATGTTTCCATGATTGTTAATTGTGCAGGTAAACAACGATAGCCACCCTCAAAAACAATTCCTGCTTGAAAAGCTTCGATATCTGAAGCTGTCACTTGTTCATTGATCTGCGCCTCATAAGTTTTGAAGACTTTTTTATCAGGCAGCAACATTTCATATCCCAACTGACCATTTGATGTCAGTAATAGTAGTCCTGTGGTATCACGATCCAAGCGTCCGACAGGATAGAGCGGCTTCGTTCGATCCGCTGAAGCAATCAAGTCTAACACGGTCATTTTTGTTTGGTCTTTAACTGCAGTCACAGAACCACTCGGTTTATTCAATAAATAATAGACTTCGTTTGTCGTTAAACGCTTACCTGAGACTTCGATCTCATGGATCAAACTATCCACATTTCGGTTTTGGCAAAATTCGACACAACCATCAATTTTAACTTGTTTTGATGCAAATAAACGCTTCATCTCTTTTCGAGTCGTTTGTAAAGTTTCTTCAATTAATTTATCTAAACGCATGGTGCTTTCCTTTCTTAGCCTAACAAGCATTATAACCCGAAAGAGAGTAGATGCAAATAAGAAAGCCATTGTTATTCCTTGACTTAAATTCAGATTCGCGCTACGGTTAAAGAGTAAAGTGAATTGGATTTCTCATACACAGCGTAATGACCTGGTGGAGAAAAGTTGAATCCTGACTTTCTAAAGGTAGATGCGCGCATCTACCTTTTTGCGTTTTTTAAGCGTCCTAGCCAATAATGTGCACGAGAATAGCCGTCGAAAGTTCACTTAAATAAAATCTGTTGGTCTACGTTGCCGACAGTCACATTTTAAGGAGGAATTTTGGTTATGTCAGTATCATTAGAAGTAAGTAAGAGAGAAGTACGTCCCCGTTCATTGAGAAATAAATTGCGTCATGAAGGTAAAGTTCCAGCTATTGTTTATGGGTACAATGTTGAAAGTACTCCGATTGCTATTGATGGACAAATATTCAGTAAATTATTACGTGAAAATGGCGCAAATACAGTAATCACAATGACGATTGATGGAAAAAAAGTCAACACGTTGGTTCATAAAGTCCAAACGAATACCTTTACCAACCATTTTGAACATGTGGAATTTCTATCTGTGAACATGTCAGAAGAAACTGAAGTCGAAACTGAAATCGTTCTTGTTGGCGAAGCTGCAGGTGTAAAAGCTGGTGGTGTCTTAGCACAAAACCTTTACACCGTGATCGTCTCTGCTACACCAAGCAACTTACCAGAACGTATCGAAGTTGATGTAACAAACCTAAATCTAGGCGATGCAATCACAGTAGCCGATCTACCTGAAAACAACGATTATAAAGTCGTTTCTGATGGTGAAGAACAAATTGCTGCAGTAGCAGCTCCAACTGAGGAAGCTGAAACTACTGATGAAGAAAGCGAACCAGAAGTTATTGGTTCAACGGAAGAATAACAAGTGACTTGTTCGTGTCAAAAGCGTTGGTAACCTTCGCTTTTGGCACGTTTTTTTCTCTCCTTAAAAAAAACTTATACTTTGAAAAAAAGTACACGATTTTTGTTGCATTTTTAAAAAAAGTCTATTAGAATGAACCATCGTTACAGTAAATCGTTTATCCTAAATGAAGAAATAAAACATGTCTATTCGATAAAACGAAGGAGGTTAAACAGATGTTTGAAAGTTTTGACAGTAGTCGTAACCGGTATGCCTCTGTAGGTGTTGTATCAAGTTTACCAGATGAACTGATTGATAGTATCTGGTTTATTATTGACCTAGACCTTAAGGGAGTCATCCCCTTAGATAATATGTTAGCCTTTGATTTAATCGACAATAATGGAAAAGTAACTATGCATTTTTCGCAAGCTGGTAGTGATGTTGAGATGGGAATCGATTTACCGTTTCACTATTCATCAAGTTTCCCAAGCCAAGTATATGCTTATGATGATGGTACTAGAGAAACCATTCTTTTACCCAGCGAGATAAGACAGTATTAAGGTTCACAACCATTCGTTGTCCCTTTTGATTTGTACGCCCAGGCCAAGTAGTTGATCCTTTGAATTTATTCTTTGCGTTTCATTCTTTGAATTTATTCAGCGATTCAATTCTTGGCTTGTTTTATGATGCACATCATTGAAAATATCTTTGAAAATGAATCTGCAATACATTGAAAGTTATCAAAATTATTTCATTTTTACCTAGTAATCTCAGGATAAACACTATATACTACTAACTAAATTTTATAGACAATAAGGAGTTTAAAAAATGCGCGATTTAACAAAAGGAAGTCCAGCTAAACTAATCTTAATGTTCACCGTTCCTTTACTTATTGGTAATGTCTTTCAGCAATTTTACAACATGGTCGACATGATCATCGTTGGTCAAACATTAGGGAAAAATGCGCTGGCTGCTGTTGGTGCAACCGGAAGCTTGACCTTTTTAATCCTTGGCTTCGCTCAAGGTCTTACTGCTGGATTAGCGATCATCACAGCTCAGCGTTATGGTGCAAAAGATTATCGTGGTCTTAAGAAAAGTTTTGCTGCAAGTGTTGTTATCAGTTTGGTTGTCACTATTGCATTAACCGTCCTTAGTTTAGTATTTATTCGTCCGATGCTGCAATTGATGCAAACGCCCGTTGAGATTATTGACCAAGCACAAACGTTCATTTCAATCATCTTACTAGGGATTTTCGCATCTATGAGTTTTAACTTGCTTTCAAATGTTATTCGCGCGCTTGGAGATAGCCGGACACCACTTTTCTTTTTGATTATTGCAGTGGTTGTCAACGTTGTGCTTGATTTGATTTTCATCATTTCTTTTGGAATGGGTGTCGAAGGCGCAGCAATTGCAACGGTTATTGCCCAAGTTTGCTCAAGCCTACTATGTTTAGTTTATATCAAGAAAAAAATTCCTTTGTTGCAATTACGTAAAAAAGATTTTCACTTTGATAAAGAAGAGATTCGTGTTCATTTGAACGCTGCTCTTCCAATGGCTTTTCAATCATCCATCATCGCCATTGGCGCCATCGTCCTTCAAGCTGCGTTGAACAGTTTAGGAACAGATGTCGTAGCCGCTCAAGCAGCAGCCAGCAGAATTGACCAATTTGCTAACCAACCAATGATGTCCTTTGGGATTGCTATTGCAACATTTACTGCTCAAAATTATGGTGCAAAAGAATATGGTCGAATTTTAAAAGGTGTTAAGCAAACACTTATGATGAGTATTGGCTTTAGTATTGTTGCAGGTGCGATCGTGATTTTCTTCGGTCATTCACTTATGCAGTTGTTTGTTTCACCGACAGAGACTCGTGTCTTTGAATTAGCTCAAACTTACTTCAATATCAATGGTTCCTTATATTGGATCTTAGCGATTTTATTTATCTTACGTTACACACTACAAGGACTTGGTCAAAGTAAGATTCCGACACTCGCAGGAATGATGGAATTAGTCATGCGTTCATTTGCAGCAATCATTTTAACTGGTTTACTTGGTTATACGGGTGCTGCAGCTGCTTCACCACTTGCTTGGGCAGGATCTGTCGCTGTTCTACTATACTCTTACTTGCGTTCAATGAAACAACTTAAATCTTTCGAGAATGAACAACAATACGCTATGGATGATCCTGAAATCCAATACAATAGTATCCAATAAAAGAAAAAAGACATTTCTCTCATCGATCAGATAAGCAGAAATGTCTTTTTTATTAGCAATTTACATGATGTTCCGTTCAAAAAACGAAGGAGTCTGGTTAGATGATTTTAGCGATCAATTATTATATATGATCATTTTTACGAGTATTTTCATCCGTATCTTCTACTCGAACGTCTCCTTTTGTATCAATATCCAACTCTTCACGACTTACTTCTTCCGTCACTTGTTTCATATCTTCATGCTCTTTTTTGTGAATACCTACCTCTTCACGTACTACAGTATGTTTATTGACATCAATTTGTTCTTCTTTAAGAGGAATTGTAATCGTTTCGTCTTCCAAAGAATCATCTGAAATATTATCGCTTGCTTCAGCATTTACTGGTTTTCTTTCGATAACGATTTCTTCACGCTTCACAGGGACTTCCACTGTTTTAGTATCATTAACAACGTGTTTATGGATATCAACTTCCCCAGTTGTCACGTCATGGGTATTGACATCTAACTGTTCTTCTTTGAGTTGAATATTTTCATTATCTGTATTTAATGTATCCGTTGGATCGGGCATACTTTGAGTCCGATCGTTTTCAACAACTGCTTCATTTGGCGCTTTGTAATCTTTAACCGTAATCACTATTTTCCCAGCGGCAATATCCTCTTTGTATGAATACAATGGATCATCGTTAACAGAATCATCCGCTTTTTCTGTATACGAATCTTCCTCATAGGTGTTAGAAGTGAACGTATCTTTGATCCGTTCCCATAGCGAGCGTTCTTCATGCGTGCCTTCAACCTCATCCACATTCGTTTCTACATCAATTCCTGATAAACCAGAAAAACCAAAATTTTGAGCAGCATCTTTTGTCGTATAGATAATGATATCGTCTCGATCGTATCCTTCATCACGCAATTGTTCGATCACTGATAAAGCTTCTTCCCTCGTACTGTAACTACCAATAACTGTTAGATTTCTTTCATTCATGTGAATCCCTCCTGTTAATAGTATGTCTGTATTTAGTGATTCCGCTTACAGATCTATTCTATCGGATATTTTTTTTAGAACAAATATATGGTTTACAAAGTAAAAAAGATGCCAATCCATTCAGCTAAGTCGAATAGATTGGCATCAGTTCTATCGTTTAAAATCTTATGATCAAGAGATCCGTCCACCAAAATGAGTAGGAAGCTTCCGACTAAGGGACAAAAAGAAAGTATAAACATCGGTTTATTCGTTTTTGGTAGTGGTTAGAATGTTTTGTCTTACTTCTCTCATTTTTTTTGATCGTGAAATGTAGGATTTTGTTTATCCCAGATTCTTCATTCTGTTTTATTCGAATCGATACTGTTTTCTGCTATTTCTTGTTTTTTGATTTTAAAATAGTCCACATGTGTATGGTTATATTCTAACACCGTAAATTGAAAAGAATCAATTTGGATCACTGTACCTGTCTTGATGTTTTTTTCATGGTTCGACATAAATCCAGATAGTGTGATAAAAGTAGACTCTTCAAATTCAGGGATCGTAACGTGGAAATAACGACCAAAATCATCTAACGTCAATTTTCCTGAAACAATATAGCTCCCATCTGCTTGTTTCGCTATCAATGCTTCATCCAAATCCGTTTCATCCCGAATTTCCCCCACGATTTCTTCTAAAATATCTTCAATCGTCACTAAACCACTCGTTCCTCCGTACTCATCTTTTAAAATAGCAATATGTTTTCCTTTTTTACGCATGATCGTCAATAATTTTTTGATGGGGATCGTTTCTGAAGTAACGATTGGTTCTTCCACCAACTCATCCACTGTTAATTGATCGTCTTTAAACGACTGCTTAATCAAATCTGGTAAAGTAACATAACCAAGGACGTGATCCTTTGACCCAGAAATAACGGGGTAGCGGGTATGACCTCTTTGAATAGAAGCTTGAATCGCATCTTTCACTGTCTCACCAGCTTCAAAAACCTGCATAGAGGTTCGATCCACTTGGATATCTTTTGCCAACGTATCATCAAATTCAAAGACATTTTCTAAATAATAGTACTCTTCTTTCGTCAACTCTCCTTTTTCATAAGAATTCATAGCCACTAACGTCAATTCTTCTTGAGATAATGTCTCTTCTCCTTCTGAAACTAATTTCACACCTAATACTTTTCCTAAAGCCGCAGCAGAATGATTCAATACCCAAATAAAAGGAAACATTGCTTTATAAAAATAATGCAACGGACGTACAACAAATAAGACCACTTGCTCTGTATTCACGATACTATAACTTTTAGGTAAAAGTTCTCCGATCACCACATCGATATATGTCACCAAGATAAACCCTAATGCGACAGAAATCGTTCCGCTCAATGCTGAGCTAAACGGCAATCGACCGATCCAAGGCTCTAGTAACGCCGCCACTGAGCCTTCGCCAACCCAACCAATGATCAACCCAGTCAAGGTAATTCCTAATTGACTAGCCGACAAGTAGTTATCTAAATGATGCGTGACATGTAATGCTAATTTGGCATTCTTTACATTTTCTCTTTCTAATTGTTCTAAACG harbors:
- a CDS encoding 50S ribosomal protein L25/general stress protein Ctc; this translates as MSVSLEVSKREVRPRSLRNKLRHEGKVPAIVYGYNVESTPIAIDGQIFSKLLRENGANTVITMTIDGKKVNTLVHKVQTNTFTNHFEHVEFLSVNMSEETEVETEIVLVGEAAGVKAGGVLAQNLYTVIVSATPSNLPERIEVDVTNLNLGDAITVADLPENNDYKVVSDGEEQIAAVAAPTEEAETTDEESEPEVIGSTEE
- a CDS encoding DUF960 domain-containing protein; amino-acid sequence: MFESFDSSRNRYASVGVVSSLPDELIDSIWFIIDLDLKGVIPLDNMLAFDLIDNNGKVTMHFSQAGSDVEMGIDLPFHYSSSFPSQVYAYDDGTRETILLPSEIRQY
- a CDS encoding DUF2382 domain-containing protein produces the protein MNERNLTVIGSYSTREEALSVIEQLRDEGYDRDDIIIYTTKDAAQNFGFSGLSGIDVETNVDEVEGTHEERSLWERIKDTFTSNTYEEDSYTEKADDSVNDDPLYSYKEDIAAGKIVITVKDYKAPNEAVVENDRTQSMPDPTDTLNTDNENIQLKEEQLDVNTHDVTTGEVDIHKHVVNDTKTVEVPVKREEIVIERKPVNAEASDNISDDSLEDETITIPLKEEQIDVNKHTVVREEVGIHKKEHEDMKQVTEEVSREELDIDTKGDVRVEDTDENTRKNDHI
- a CDS encoding TVP38/TMEM64 family protein, with translation MNNHNHLHKYIRIIPIIGLLFFLVLIIYAYQHGIFRSTTSLQRFIQQFGEYAVVIFILLQIIQVIIPILPGGISSVAGLLMFGNGWGLLYSCIGLIIGEAIGFLLVRYYGVSFVQLILSPKKYQKFDQLLTQKTKDIKKVLCLTMLIPFAPDDLVCLVAGLTKISFKEYIQIVLLLKPWSVGAYSLIMLYLFQKAQGNF
- a CDS encoding GNAT family N-acetyltransferase; the encoded protein is MLEKVKVTSTEIDELVSVIKEVWPEAFVPIIGQAQVDYMLATYQSKQQIEKEVAEGVQYFLLKEQGQTVGYTAYEVIASKIYLSKLYLMNQFRGKGLTSALFQWYETIAREQGIKEIFLRVNQGNAQAIAVYLHQGFEMAGELISDIGQGFQMVDYQMKKRLA
- the udk gene encoding uridine kinase gives rise to the protein MTKSKPIIIGVTGGSGSGKTSVSRAIFNNFPDHSIMMLEQDSYYKDQSHLSFEERLNTNYDHPFAFDNDLLIQHVKELLNYNAIEKPVYDYVAHTRSQATIIQEPKEVIILEGILILEDENLRDLMDIKVYVDTDDDIRIIRRIKRDMEERGRTLDSVIEQYLTVVKPMYHQFIEPTKRYADIIVPEGGENHVAIDLITTKVASFLDHK
- a CDS encoding 16S rRNA pseudouridine(516) synthase is translated as MRLDKLIEETLQTTRKEMKRLFASKQVKIDGCVEFCQNRNVDSLIHEIEVSGKRLTTNEVYYLLNKPSGSVTAVKDQTKMTVLDLIASADRTKPLYPVGRLDRDTTGLLLLTSNGQLGYEMLLPDKKVFKTYEAQINEQVTASDIEAFQAGIVFEGGYRCLPAQLTIMETSKNSSRVRVTIQEGKFHQVKKMFLARGKKVTKLKRLMMGPLQLDEQLAEGAYRSLTLTELKQLKIYFK
- a CDS encoding YjjG family noncanonical pyrimidine nucleotidase, with product MNYHTLLFDVDDTLLDFQMTEAKALNELFAEQGIELTPEVKTSYKALNHHLWREFEKGNMTREEVTGSRFGLLFQQFGKTVDSLAMEKRYRHYLNQGHDLIEGSHELLQTLSSQADLYIVTNGVSKTQYQRLTDAKMLGYFKKIFVSEDVGAQKPMKEFFDHVFSQIPQFEKEKTVIIGDSLTSDIKGGNLAGIDTIWFNKNRLPEIPEIVPTYRIDSLAELYPLLEIEKH
- a CDS encoding YaiI/YqxD family protein is translated as MRIMIDGDGSPVKEDVIEIAGLYQVEVMIVTSVAHYTHKEYPAYVHFVYVDQGADSADYRIVGLIRKGDILITQDYGLASLVLPKRVRVFHQTGKEFSATTIDSLLEQRYQSGRLRKAGLRTRGPKPFTTQDHQNFRQALIQALEQVKLSSNNE
- a CDS encoding MATE family efflux transporter; amino-acid sequence: MRDLTKGSPAKLILMFTVPLLIGNVFQQFYNMVDMIIVGQTLGKNALAAVGATGSLTFLILGFAQGLTAGLAIITAQRYGAKDYRGLKKSFAASVVISLVVTIALTVLSLVFIRPMLQLMQTPVEIIDQAQTFISIILLGIFASMSFNLLSNVIRALGDSRTPLFFLIIAVVVNVVLDLIFIISFGMGVEGAAIATVIAQVCSSLLCLVYIKKKIPLLQLRKKDFHFDKEEIRVHLNAALPMAFQSSIIAIGAIVLQAALNSLGTDVVAAQAAASRIDQFANQPMMSFGIAIATFTAQNYGAKEYGRILKGVKQTLMMSIGFSIVAGAIVIFFGHSLMQLFVSPTETRVFELAQTYFNINGSLYWILAILFILRYTLQGLGQSKIPTLAGMMELVMRSFAAIILTGLLGYTGAAAASPLAWAGSVAVLLYSYLRSMKQLKSFENEQQYAMDDPEIQYNSIQ
- a CDS encoding hemolysin family protein, giving the protein MVLNFAILFLMIAVTSFFVASEFALVKIRRSRLEQLERENVKNAKLALHVTHHLDNYLSASQLGITLTGLIIGWVGEGSVAALLEPWIGRLPFSSALSGTISVALGFILVTYIDVVIGELLPKSYSIVNTEQVVLFVVRPLHYFYKAMFPFIWVLNHSAAALGKVLGVKLVSEGEETLSQEELTLVAMNSYEKGELTKEEYYYLENVFEFDDTLAKDIQVDRTSMQVFEAGETVKDAIQASIQRGHTRYPVISGSKDHVLGYVTLPDLIKQSFKDDQLTVDELVEEPIVTSETIPIKKLLTIMRKKGKHIAILKDEYGGTSGLVTIEDILEEIVGEIRDETDLDEALIAKQADGSYIVSGKLTLDDFGRYFHVTIPEFEESTFITLSGFMSNHEKNIKTGTVIQIDSFQFTVLEYNHTHVDYFKIKKQEIAENSIDSNKTE